CTTGAATTTCGACGGGCATCGTGCGGCTCGCTGGATCAAGCGCGGAACTCAACCGATTCACTTTACCAAGAAATGTTTTATCGGGATAGGCGTCAGTGCGTATAACCGCATTCATGCCCGGTTTGATCTGCGAGACATCTTTTTCCAATACGTTCACAATCGCTTTTACTGTACTGACATCCATCAGTGTAAAAATCGAAGTAGTATTCGCAACAATCACGGCACCAAGATCCTGACTCCGTTTCGTAATTACCCCTGTAAATGGCGCGGCGATCTGCGAATACCCGAGCCGAACTTTTGCCACTTCATAGTTCGCTTGGGCAACTTGAAACGCCGCTTCGGCATTGTCGCGTTCTTGTTGCGATGAGAGTTTTCGCTCGAACAATTCCTGCGTACGATCGAATGTTTGCTTCGCATTCCGGTAGGTTGCCAACGCTTGTAAGTGCTGCTGCGCTAATTCGGAAGTATCGATAACTGCCAATAACTGCCCGGCACGGACATGATCGCCGATATCGACCAATACCGAAGCAAGCGAACCGGTTACTTTCGAGTTAATGCTCGCTTGTTGAACAGCGAATACGTCGCCGGTGTAGGTTAGCGAGTTGACGATACTTTTTCGTTGTGGTGCGTTGGTTTTAACAACAGGGGTGGTTTGCCGACGCAAGTTAGTCGACCCCTCTTGCTTTTGGAGCCGCCACCAAACTATAAGCGTCAGTAAAACAACAAACGCGACGAGCCACCAATACTTACGAATCATAGATTGCCTTCATGAAAGAAAACGAGTCTAACCATGACTTATCTGTTCTAAGATTTTTAGTCTGAGCTTTACAGACAAGCGAATCAGTTTCGATGCTGTATTAATCAACAAAACGAGTTGTGACTAATCTGTATTTAAGCCAGTACAAGTTGAT
The window above is part of the bacterium genome. Proteins encoded here:
- a CDS encoding efflux RND transporter periplasmic adaptor subunit: MIRKYWWLVAFVVLLTLIVWWRLQKQEGSTNLRRQTTPVVKTNAPQRKSIVNSLTYTGDVFAVQQASINSKVTGSLASVLVDIGDHVRAGQLLAVIDTSELAQQHLQALATYRNAKQTFDRTQELFERKLSSQQERDNAEAAFQVAQANYEVAKVRLGYSQIAAPFTGVITKRSQDLGAVIVANTTSIFTLMDVSTVKAIVNVLEKDVSQIKPGMNAVIRTDAYPDKTFLGKVNRLSSALDPASRTMPVEIQVPNPGELLKPGMYVKATIDIEIRENVLTIPPQAIQRNGDRCFVYVIENQTAKRRQVTIGKELETETEIVEGISESDNVAIVGVQFLRDGGNVNLQR